Proteins encoded together in one Lagopus muta isolate bLagMut1 chromosome 3, bLagMut1 primary, whole genome shotgun sequence window:
- the LOC125691308 gene encoding tRNA selenocysteine 1-associated protein 1-like isoform X2, producing MTSQDLLGKKRECLQAYSWWRTPQKKRKKKNKIKPGRIEFVSATTTTSSTVRPDYSIFVGELTPEVDDFQLYDYFLKRYPSCLDCKIATDLLGYSRGYAYVRFGEQGDQMRALQDCQNAPGLGGKRIRLSIGISKRLKAEFQRYQSYNYNDYYQDYQNYYSQWNYDAYAEYNYNSYAAYDSMQAIGDCSLGDAVMAPAVFEESSAMAEISDDLLTEDPQLYLDVDEMNRQFMETSEELYDSLMNCHWQPLDTVTSEIPSAI from the exons atGACGAGCCAG GATTTACTTGGGAAAAAGCGAGAATGTCTCCAGGCCTACAGCTGGTGGAGAACACCGCAGAAGAAGcggaagaaaaagaacaaaataaaaccaggaaGAATAGAGTTTGTTAGTGCTACTACTACTACCAGCAGTACAGTCAG ACCGGATTATTCAATATTTGTTGGGGAGCTTACTCCAGAAGTGGATGATTTCCAGCTCTATGACTATTTCCTAAAGAGGTATCCCTCATGTCTTGACTGCAAAATAGCAACGGACCTGCTGGGATATTCCAG AGGGTATGCCTATGTCAGATTTGGTGAGCAAGGTGATCAGATGAGGGCACTGCAAGACTGCCAGAATGCACCAGGTCTGGGGGGAAAACGAATCCGGCTGAGCATAGGAATTTCTAAAAG ACTGAAAGCGGAATTCCAGCGGTACCAGTCATACAACTACAATGATTATTACCAGGATTATCAGAACTACTACTCACAGTGGAATTATGATGCATATGCTGAGTATAACTACAACTCCTATGCTGCCTATGATAGCATGCAAGCTATTGGGGACTGCTCTTTAGGAGATGCTGTTATGGCCCCAGCTGTGTTTGAG GAATCTTCGGCTATGGCTGAAATCAGTGATGACCTGCTTACTGAAG atccACAGTTGTATTTGGATGTTGATGAAATGAACAGACAATTTATGGAGACAAGTGAAGAACTCTATGATTCGCTTATGAATTGTCACTGGCAACCTCTGGATACGGTCACTTCTGAAATCCCCTCTGCTATTTAA
- the LOC125691308 gene encoding tRNA selenocysteine 1-associated protein 1-like isoform X3, whose protein sequence is MGPQASFKGKDLLGKKRECLQAYSWWRTPQKKRKKKNKIKPGRIEFVSATTTTSSTVRPDYSIFVGELTPEVDDFQLYDYFLKRYPSCLDCKIATDLLGYSRLKAEFQRYQSYNYNDYYQDYQNYYSQWNYDAYAEYNYNSYAAYDSMQAIGDCSLGDAVMAPAVFEESSAMAEISDDLLTEDPQLYLDVDEMNRQFMETSEELYDSLMNCHWQPLDTVTSEIPSAI, encoded by the exons ATGGGACCCCAGGCTTCTTTCAAGGGCAAG GATTTACTTGGGAAAAAGCGAGAATGTCTCCAGGCCTACAGCTGGTGGAGAACACCGCAGAAGAAGcggaagaaaaagaacaaaataaaaccaggaaGAATAGAGTTTGTTAGTGCTACTACTACTACCAGCAGTACAGTCAG ACCGGATTATTCAATATTTGTTGGGGAGCTTACTCCAGAAGTGGATGATTTCCAGCTCTATGACTATTTCCTAAAGAGGTATCCCTCATGTCTTGACTGCAAAATAGCAACGGACCTGCTGGGATATTCCAG ACTGAAAGCGGAATTCCAGCGGTACCAGTCATACAACTACAATGATTATTACCAGGATTATCAGAACTACTACTCACAGTGGAATTATGATGCATATGCTGAGTATAACTACAACTCCTATGCTGCCTATGATAGCATGCAAGCTATTGGGGACTGCTCTTTAGGAGATGCTGTTATGGCCCCAGCTGTGTTTGAG GAATCTTCGGCTATGGCTGAAATCAGTGATGACCTGCTTACTGAAG atccACAGTTGTATTTGGATGTTGATGAAATGAACAGACAATTTATGGAGACAAGTGAAGAACTCTATGATTCGCTTATGAATTGTCACTGGCAACCTCTGGATACGGTCACTTCTGAAATCCCCTCTGCTATTTAA
- the LOC125691308 gene encoding tRNA selenocysteine 1-associated protein 1-like isoform X1 — translation MGPQASFKGKDLLGKKRECLQAYSWWRTPQKKRKKKNKIKPGRIEFVSATTTTSSTVRPDYSIFVGELTPEVDDFQLYDYFLKRYPSCLDCKIATDLLGYSRGYAYVRFGEQGDQMRALQDCQNAPGLGGKRIRLSIGISKRLKAEFQRYQSYNYNDYYQDYQNYYSQWNYDAYAEYNYNSYAAYDSMQAIGDCSLGDAVMAPAVFEESSAMAEISDDLLTEDPQLYLDVDEMNRQFMETSEELYDSLMNCHWQPLDTVTSEIPSAI, via the exons ATGGGACCCCAGGCTTCTTTCAAGGGCAAG GATTTACTTGGGAAAAAGCGAGAATGTCTCCAGGCCTACAGCTGGTGGAGAACACCGCAGAAGAAGcggaagaaaaagaacaaaataaaaccaggaaGAATAGAGTTTGTTAGTGCTACTACTACTACCAGCAGTACAGTCAG ACCGGATTATTCAATATTTGTTGGGGAGCTTACTCCAGAAGTGGATGATTTCCAGCTCTATGACTATTTCCTAAAGAGGTATCCCTCATGTCTTGACTGCAAAATAGCAACGGACCTGCTGGGATATTCCAG AGGGTATGCCTATGTCAGATTTGGTGAGCAAGGTGATCAGATGAGGGCACTGCAAGACTGCCAGAATGCACCAGGTCTGGGGGGAAAACGAATCCGGCTGAGCATAGGAATTTCTAAAAG ACTGAAAGCGGAATTCCAGCGGTACCAGTCATACAACTACAATGATTATTACCAGGATTATCAGAACTACTACTCACAGTGGAATTATGATGCATATGCTGAGTATAACTACAACTCCTATGCTGCCTATGATAGCATGCAAGCTATTGGGGACTGCTCTTTAGGAGATGCTGTTATGGCCCCAGCTGTGTTTGAG GAATCTTCGGCTATGGCTGAAATCAGTGATGACCTGCTTACTGAAG atccACAGTTGTATTTGGATGTTGATGAAATGAACAGACAATTTATGGAGACAAGTGAAGAACTCTATGATTCGCTTATGAATTGTCACTGGCAACCTCTGGATACGGTCACTTCTGAAATCCCCTCTGCTATTTAA
- the PAK1IP1 gene encoding p21-activated protein kinase-interacting protein 1: MELVAGCYEQVLFGFAARPGQPWTVTPDFTHHAHTASLSAVAVNSKYVVTGSRDESIQIYDMRKKVEHGALLQHNGTITCLEFYGTAHLLSGAEDGLICIWNTKRWECLKSIKAHKGHVTSLSIHPSGKLALSVGTDKTLRTWNLVEGRSAFIKNLKQNAHIIKWSPDGEKYVTVITNKVDIYKLDTASITGTITIEKRISSIRFITDSVLAIAGDDEIIRFYSCDSQKCLCDFKAHENRIKDIYSFEREGQHVIVTASSDGYIKVWNLDVNKMKNVPSLLCEVSTKARLTCLAVWLDQASEMKENCEKTATPTQANEDEKPSVDKKKKVCGTNKSGKLTKQHRQIAPAKRKLEAPLQKKKKKPNSSE; the protein is encoded by the exons ATGGAGCTGGTGGCCGGCTGCTACGAGCAGGTCCTCTTCGGCTTCGCTGCGCGGCCCGGACAG CCCTGGACGGTTACCCCCGATTTTACCCACCATGCCCACACTGCTTCTCTGTCGGCCGTAGCAGTGAACAGCAAGTATGTGGTCACGGGGAGCAGGGATGAGTCGATCCAGATCTATGACATGAGGAAGAAGGTGGAGCATGGGGCACTGTTGCAGCACAATG GCACAATAACTTGTCTGGAGTTCTATGGTACTGCACATCTACTGAGTGGGGCTGAGGATGGACTGATTTGTATCTGGAACACAAAGAGATGGGAATGCCTGAAATCCATTAAGGCGCATAA agGGCATGTGACATCTCTTTCTATTCATCCATCCGGGAAATTAGCTTTGTCAGTAGGAACAGATAAAACATTAAG AACTTGGAATCTTGTAGAAGGACGATCAGCCTTTATCAAAAACCTGAAGCAAA ATGCCCACATAATTAAGTGGTCCCCTGATGGAGAGAAATATGTGACTGTGATAACAAATAAAGTGGATATCTACAAACTCGATACAGCTTCAATCACTGGCACTATCACAAtagagaaaagaatttcttccattaGATTTATTACA gATTCTGTCCTTGCCATAGCTGGAGATGATGAAATTATAAGGTTCTACAGCTGTGACTCTCAAAAATGTCTGTGTGATTTTAAAGCTCATGAAAACAG AATAAAAGATATCTATAGTTTTGAAAGGGAAGGACAACATGTTATTGTTACTGCATCCAGTGATGGTTACATTAAAGTGTGGAATCTGGATGTTAATAAG ATGAAAAACGTGCCATCTTTATTATGTGAAGTCAGCACCAAAGCTAGGCTGACATGCCTTGCAGTGTGGCTTGACCaagcttcagaaatgaaagaaaattgtgaAAAAACTGCAACACCAACTCAAG cAAATGAAGATGAGAAGCCATCAGTagacaagaagaagaaagtctGTGGCACGAATAAAAGTGGTAAACTGACAAAACAACACAGACAAATTGCTCCAGCTAAGCGAAAATTGGAAGCTCcactgcaaaagaagaaaaagaagccgAATAGCTCAGAATGA